A portion of the Glycine max cultivar Williams 82 chromosome 10, Glycine_max_v4.0, whole genome shotgun sequence genome contains these proteins:
- the RAV gene encoding RAV-like DNA-binding protein — protein sequence MDGGCVTDETTTSSDSLSVPPPSRVGSVASAVVDPDGCCVSGEAESRKLPSSKYKGVVPQPNGRWGAQIYEKHQRVWLGTFNEEDEAARAYDIAALRFRGPDAVTNFKPPAASDDAESEFLNSHSKFEIVDMLRKHTYDDELQQSTRGGRRRLDADTASSGVFDAKAREQLFEKTVTPSDVGKLNRLVIPKQHAEKHFPLSGSGDESSPCVAGASAAKGMLLNFEDVGGKVWRFRYSYWNSSQSYVLTKGWSRFVKEKNLRAGDAVQFFKSTGPDRQLYIDCKARSGEVNNNAGGLFVPIGPVVEPVQMVRLFGVNLLKLPVPGSDGVGKRKEMELFAFECCKKLKVIGAL from the coding sequence ATGGATGGAGGCTGTGTCACAGACGAAACCACCACATCCAGCGACTCTCTTTCCGTTCCGCCGCCCAGCCGCGTCGGCAGCGTTGCAAGCGCCGTCGTCGACCCCGACGGTTGTTGCGTTTCCGGCGAGGCCGAATCCCGGAAACTCCCTTCGTCGAAATACAAAGGCGTGGTGCCGCAACCGAACGGTCGCTGGGGAGCTCAGATTTACGAGAAGCACCAGCGCGTGTGGCTCGGCACTTTCAACGAGGAAGACGAAGCCGCCAGAGCCTACGACATCGCCGCGCTGCGCTTCCGCGGCCCCGACGCCGTCACCAACTTCAAGCCTCCCGCCGCCTCCGACGACGCCGAGTCCGAGTTCCTCAACTCGCATTCCAAGTTCGAGATCGTCGACATGCTCCGCAAGCACACCTACGACGACGAGCTCCAGCAGAGCACGCGCGGTGGTAGGCGCCGCCTCGACGCTGACACCGCGTCGAGCGGTGTGTTCGACGCGAAAGCGCGTGAGCAGCTGTTCGAGAAAACGGTTACGCCGAGCGACGTCGGGAAGCTGAATCGATTAGTGATACCGAAGCAGCACGCGGAGAAGCACTTTCCGTTAAGCGGATCCGGCGACGAAAGCTCGCCGTGCGTGGCGGGGGCTTCGGCGGCGAAGGGAATGTTGTTGAACTTTGAGGACGTTGGAGGGAAAGTGTGGCGGTTTCGTTACTCTTATTGGAACAGTAGCCAGAGCTACGTGCTTACCAAAGGATGGAGCCGGTTCGTTAAGGAGAAGAATCTTCGAGCCGGTGACGCGGTTCAGTTCTTCAAGTCGACCGGACCGGACCGGCAGCTATATATAGACTGCAAGGCGAGGAGTGGTGAGGTTAACAATAATGCTGGCGGTTTGTTTGTTCCGATTGGACCGGTCGTTGAGCCGGTTCAGATGGTTCGGCTTTTCGGGGTCAACCTTTTGAAACTACCCGTACCCGGTTCGGATGGTGTAGGGAAGAGAAAAGAGATGGAACTGTTTGCATTTGAATGTTGCAAGAAGTTAAAAGTAATTGGAGCTTTGTAA